The following is a genomic window from Marinobacter sp. NP-4(2019).
CCGCTGTCTTGGCAATGTCCGCGCCCTGGTCGCCAACGGCGGTGACACACCCCATCACGATATCGTCTACCTGGGAGGTATCCAGGCTGTTTCTCTCCTGCAGGGCGTTGAGGACGGTCGTCAGCAGCGTGATGGGTTTGACGCTGTGCAGGGAGCCGTCTTTCTTGCCGCGCCCCCGGGGGGTGCGTACTGCATCGAAGATATACGCTTCGGTGGTCATTGCTATTCCTCTGGTGGTTATTGTTTCGGGACGATGGTCCGATGTACTAACCATAGCGGGTTGCAGGTGCCGCGGGTAATGACGCCGGCTGCCAATCGCATTGGCGAAACTGCTCATGATGTCCATGACAAGCTAGCAAGTGGCATCTATGGTTTAAACACAGGCCTAGGTAAACGGGAGGGTGAGGATGTCCCTGAGAGACGGAATCGATAATTTCTACGAACGGCTGGTAGTGGATGCGATTGATGCCACCCGGCTGGACTCCGACACCACCGACTTTCTGACCGATGTGATGTGCGTAGCGCTCAACCGGTTGCCAACACGCTATTACCGCCATTCCATCGATATGATGTTTTATCTGGGCGATGACGAACTGAAAGGCATGAAACAAAAATCCCTGGCCGCCGTTAAGGAGGCCAGGGATTTCGTGGAGAGCCATCAGCGGAACTAAAGGCCATCAGCGGAACCAAGGGCCTTTAGCAGACAGCCCTCAACGGAGCATTGCAGAAATCGCCTGGTTGAGGCGGGCAGCCAATTGGCTGTCCAGCGCTTCCTGCGGCTGCTGTAAGCACCAGTTTGCCACCAGCAATTCCAGTTGACGGTTCTTGTCAGTATCCGTACCGCCTGAGTTCCCCATACCATCAGCCAGACGTTGAACCTGAATCTCCATTCGCCGTCCCTGTTCCGAATCCGGGGAGGGTGAGCCGGTCAGGATCTCGGCGCGAATGACCAGTTCCCTGGCGTCCATGGCCTCCAACTCGCTGGTCAGCGAGGACCATGACGCCGGAATGCCAGCGGTGTCCAGGTTTCCGTCCAGCCGGGCCTGGATGTGCGTTTGCCAGGATTGCACTTTGTCCCTGATTTTCAGGGATTCCAGCCTCTCGCTTAATCTGCGTTTTTCATGTGTTATGCGCTCCCGAACCTGCGGGGAAACAGGCTCCGACGCAATGGTTTTGAGGTCAGCCAGAGCATTCTCAATGACGCTGGCATCAGGCTCATCGTTGTTCACAGCCTGGCATGGCGCGAGTACGGTTTCCGCTCGTTTGTCTGCCTCCCGGGTAGCTTCCTGTTGTTCCGATTTCCGGGCATCGCGACGCGCAAAGATTTCGTCGCAGGCTTTGCGGAAAGCCTGCCATAGTTTGCGGTCTTCCCGGTGTCTTGTAATGCCGATCTGTTTCCATTCGGTTTGCAGTGCCTTGGCCCGGTCCATCGCTTCTGTTAACGGCTCATGGCTGATCAGGGCGTTGGCACGTTCGACGATGTCCTGCTTCAGTGCTTCGTTCTTCTGACGTTCGGCATCCAGCGGGGATTCCAGCTTTTTCAGCAAGCTGTCAAACCGTTTCTGTACCGGGCGATTATCGCGAAACTCAATGGGCCAGGCTGCTTTCCATTCCTGACGTGCGGTTTGGTGAATACGTTCGGCCGATTTCCAGTCGATAGTGGACCAGTCTGCGTTGTTGAGAAAGGTTTCCAGTTCCTCACAGATTGCCTTCCGTTTCTCCAGATTGGCCTGCTTGAGGCCGGATTTTGCGGAGAAATAGGCCTTGCACGGTTCGTAAGCCTTGTCCGAGGCAGCCTTGAAACGGCTCCACAGTGCCCGGTCAGACGATCCGCCCAGTTCTCGCCATTCATTCTGGAGTTCATGGATGCGCTCAGCCTTGGCTTCCGGCTCCATCGGCTGGTTCGCCAGATATTCCATCTGTTCACACAGGGCGATCTGTTTGGGTTCCGTTGCAAAACCCTGCCAATCCGTCAGTTCCCTGAGTTGGCCGCCCAGTAACTGCATACGCGACTGGAAAGGTTTGCCGTGCCGGTGGTCCAGTTCCTTGAGTTGATGCTGGGCGTGTTTGAACAGCTGCCTGGACTCCTTGAGTTGCTTTGCTTCCAGCGCCGCATCCAGTTTTTGAAGGGTGGTCTTGAGGGTCTCAACCTGTTGTTTCTGTTCCTGGTTGTCACGCTTCGGGGGCGTGTTCGCCCTTGCGGCACCTGCGATCTTGTAGGCAGCCTCCAGTTGCGCAGGCCGGCTGAACTCTTCCGGCCATTCAACAGCCTTGATCAGTTCCCGGGCACTGTTTTGCACGCTTTCATCCCCAGGCTGGGCCTCTGCCATGGTGGACAGTTCATCCTTATGCTGGGCCAGTCGTTTCAGCGCTGCTATGTAATGACGGAGCGGCTGCATCCGGTTCTCGTAGGCTTTCTGTTCGTGCTTTTCAACCGCTGTCTCCCGAGTGGCTTCCAGCCAGCGGTTTTCCTGGGTCTTCTGTAGCGCATCCAGCGAGGCCAGCGAGGGGATCTGATCCGGTGAGTGTTGGCGGAGCTCATCCAGCGTCGTTTGCAGCAGCTCAAGGGTTTCCGCCCGTTGCTTCTGCTGTTCCTGCTGCCGGATCGCCTGTTCGGCTTCGGATTTCAGTTGCTCAACCCTTTCCCGACAACGGCGTACCGCCTCCAGGAAGTCCGTGGTTTGCTCTGTCGAGGCCTCCTTTTCAACCTCTGACCATTGTTTCAGCAGGGTGTCCAGGCGCGCTTCATACAGCTTGGTGTCCTCGCTGCGAGCCTGGTCCCGAGCCTGGGCTACCAGAGTCCCGATTCGTTCCCGGGTTTTTTGCTGCTGCTCCTCCTTGCTGCGGATGTCCTGCAAGGTCTGGCGGACAAGTTGATACACTGTTTTGTCACGGCCTTTGGCTTCTTTCTGAACCCGTTGCAAGCGGGCTTTGTCTGTGAGCTGTCGGGCCGCTTCGCTCCGGATATCCGCGGTTAATCCACCGATGGCCAGTTTTTCCAGTTGTTCACCGGTAGGGGCATTGGCCAGTTGCTGCTGCTGTTCCGCGCGCTGTTCTTTTCTGGGGTCCACGTCCGGAGCGTCCACTTGCGGGGAGAGTGCGGGTTTTGCCGTACCCGGTGTCGCTCCCGACTTGCCGGTGGATTTACGGTTCTTGAACAGTTTCTGGATGAATGCAGCCATCAGGGTATCCTTGAATATTGAAACCAGTTCCCGGTGTGGGGCACAGTGTGCCGGCACCGACCATCGGCGTCCCAAAACAGGGGCCGGAGAAGTCAGCGGGCTGCGGGATATCGCAGCCGCTTTGGTACAGGGGGGCAGTGCCCCGCCTGGTTAGCCAGAGGGGCACTAGTCTAGCGTTTTGTTCGTGTTTGCGGGAAGGGTCAGAATGGCAAAACAGGAAAATCCGGATGATCAGGAATACAAAGCCCGTTCGGCTGCGTTGCGCCTGTTGGCCCGACGAGAGCATAGCAGGGTGGAACTCAGCCTGAAGCTGCGGCAGCGGAAGATTGAAAAAGGGATCATCGACCGGGTACTGGATGACTATGAAGCGGAAGGGTGGCTGGATGACGACCGCTTTGCCGATATCTATGCCCGTCAGCGCATGGATCTCGGTTACGGTCCGTTGCGCATTCTCGCGGAACTCCAGCAACGGGGCGTCCATCGCACCCCGGCCTGCGTCGGTGAAATGGATGACGGTGACTGGTCGGAGATGGCCATCCGGTTACGTGTA
Proteins encoded in this region:
- a CDS encoding late competence development ComFB family protein, which gives rise to MSLRDGIDNFYERLVVDAIDATRLDSDTTDFLTDVMCVALNRLPTRYYRHSIDMMFYLGDDELKGMKQKSLAAVKEARDFVESHQRN
- a CDS encoding regulatory protein RecX, which produces MAKQENPDDQEYKARSAALRLLARREHSRVELSLKLRQRKIEKGIIDRVLDDYEAEGWLDDDRFADIYARQRMDLGYGPLRILAELQQRGVHRTPACVGEMDDGDWSEMAIRLRVKRFGGMDIREDWEEKVRQARFLTRRGFAAGHVEAALEHVEPDNG
- a CDS encoding DUF349 domain-containing protein, producing the protein MAAFIQKLFKNRKSTGKSGATPGTAKPALSPQVDAPDVDPRKEQRAEQQQQLANAPTGEQLEKLAIGGLTADIRSEAARQLTDKARLQRVQKEAKGRDKTVYQLVRQTLQDIRSKEEQQQKTRERIGTLVAQARDQARSEDTKLYEARLDTLLKQWSEVEKEASTEQTTDFLEAVRRCRERVEQLKSEAEQAIRQQEQQKQRAETLELLQTTLDELRQHSPDQIPSLASLDALQKTQENRWLEATRETAVEKHEQKAYENRMQPLRHYIAALKRLAQHKDELSTMAEAQPGDESVQNSARELIKAVEWPEEFSRPAQLEAAYKIAGAARANTPPKRDNQEQKQQVETLKTTLQKLDAALEAKQLKESRQLFKHAQHQLKELDHRHGKPFQSRMQLLGGQLRELTDWQGFATEPKQIALCEQMEYLANQPMEPEAKAERIHELQNEWRELGGSSDRALWSRFKAASDKAYEPCKAYFSAKSGLKQANLEKRKAICEELETFLNNADWSTIDWKSAERIHQTARQEWKAAWPIEFRDNRPVQKRFDSLLKKLESPLDAERQKNEALKQDIVERANALISHEPLTEAMDRAKALQTEWKQIGITRHREDRKLWQAFRKACDEIFARRDARKSEQQEATREADKRAETVLAPCQAVNNDEPDASVIENALADLKTIASEPVSPQVRERITHEKRRLSERLESLKIRDKVQSWQTHIQARLDGNLDTAGIPASWSSLTSELEAMDARELVIRAEILTGSPSPDSEQGRRMEIQVQRLADGMGNSGGTDTDKNRQLELLVANWCLQQPQEALDSQLAARLNQAISAMLR